A genome region from Labilibaculum antarcticum includes the following:
- the dnaA gene encoding chromosomal replication initiator protein DnaA, translating to MNNNHLQVWNNCLAVIKDNVPPISYKTWFEPIVPLNLENQILTLQVPSHFFYEYLEEQYIDILRKTLRKEIGNSAKLEYNVVMENNHIANAKPFSVVVPGNNGTNTKNRPVSMPSDKEELTIRNPFVIPGIKKLHIDSQLNPDYSFANFIEGDCNRLARSAGVAVSENPGGTAFNPLVLYGDSGLGKTHLAQAIGIKTKELYQDKTVLYVSANKFQTQFTEAIRNNNKNDFLHFYQMIDVLIIDDIQELAGKEKTQNTFFHIFNHLHQSGKQLILTSDKAPIDLKGMENRLLSRFKWGLSADLQNPDYETRVRILHQKAYKDGIVLENEVIEYIASHVVNNVRELEGALISLLAQSTLNKKELNLELAITIIDRLVKNTKRELSIDYIQKVVCDHFSLPIDVLQVKTRKREIVQARQIAMYFSKTLTKASLASIGSQIGKKDHATVLHACKTVNNLIDTDRGFKTQIDEIDKKLKM from the coding sequence ATGAATAATAATCACCTCCAGGTCTGGAACAATTGCTTGGCTGTAATAAAAGACAATGTGCCTCCTATTAGTTACAAAACATGGTTCGAACCTATCGTCCCATTAAATTTGGAGAACCAGATCTTGACATTACAAGTACCAAGTCATTTTTTCTACGAATATTTGGAGGAGCAGTACATTGATATCCTTAGAAAAACACTGAGAAAAGAAATTGGAAACAGTGCTAAGTTAGAATACAATGTTGTAATGGAGAATAATCACATTGCAAATGCGAAACCATTTTCGGTTGTAGTTCCAGGTAATAATGGCACAAATACAAAAAACCGTCCGGTAAGCATGCCTTCTGATAAGGAAGAACTTACTATTCGCAATCCTTTTGTTATTCCAGGAATAAAAAAACTTCACATTGATTCTCAGTTAAATCCTGATTATTCTTTTGCAAACTTTATTGAAGGAGATTGCAACCGATTGGCAAGATCAGCGGGTGTGGCTGTATCGGAGAATCCTGGAGGAACTGCTTTTAATCCATTAGTATTGTATGGTGATTCCGGTTTAGGAAAGACACATCTTGCTCAAGCTATCGGAATTAAAACAAAAGAACTGTATCAGGATAAAACGGTATTGTATGTAAGTGCAAACAAATTCCAAACACAATTTACTGAAGCGATCAGAAACAATAATAAGAATGACTTTCTTCATTTTTATCAAATGATTGATGTTTTAATTATTGATGACATTCAGGAATTGGCTGGTAAAGAAAAAACGCAAAATACTTTTTTCCACATATTTAATCACCTTCATCAATCGGGTAAGCAGTTAATTCTTACTTCAGATAAAGCTCCTATTGATTTGAAAGGAATGGAGAATCGTTTGCTTTCAAGATTTAAATGGGGACTTTCAGCTGATCTTCAGAATCCTGATTACGAAACAAGAGTTCGGATTTTACATCAGAAAGCATATAAAGATGGCATCGTTCTGGAGAATGAAGTAATTGAATACATTGCCAGTCATGTTGTCAATAATGTTAGAGAACTGGAAGGAGCATTAATTTCATTATTAGCTCAGTCTACTTTAAATAAAAAAGAGCTTAACCTTGAACTAGCAATTACTATAATTGACAGACTGGTTAAAAATACCAAGCGTGAGCTTTCTATCGACTACATTCAAAAAGTAGTGTGTGATCATTTTTCATTGCCAATTGATGTATTGCAGGTAAAAACAAGAAAAAGAGAAATTGTGCAAGCCAGACAAATTGCAATGTACTTCTCGAAAACACTTACAAAAGCTTCTTTAGCTTCCATTGGTTCACAAATTGGAAAAAAAGATCACGCTACCGTGTTACATGCATGCAAAACTGTAAATAATTTGATTGATACCGACAGAGGGTTCAAAACTCAAATTGACGAAATTGACAAGAAATTAAAAATGTAG
- a CDS encoding EamA family transporter translates to MLNLLLAILTSTGIFITFKYLEKFKIDILSAIIINYLTASLCGYFLSDATFNFDHIIHQNWFGISILIGALFIIVFFIIGRSTQKAGISVTTLASKMSFVLPLLFSIMYYQEAITAKKILGIVIAVSAVLLSIYKKRGDKINRQFIWLPILLFFGAGTVDSLVKFAQQEYLNSGGTEQFTTLLFAIAAIAGLVTLFIRKEKFRDLFQLKVLIGGSVLGLVNYGSLYFLIAALNHSGYDSSVVFSIINIGIVACSVFIGLSIFKEKLNKVNILGILLAFIAIFILTN, encoded by the coding sequence ATGCTAAATCTACTTCTTGCAATTCTTACCTCAACAGGAATATTTATCACCTTTAAATATCTTGAGAAATTTAAAATTGATATTCTTTCAGCGATCATTATCAATTACTTAACAGCTTCTCTTTGTGGTTACTTCTTGTCTGATGCAACATTCAATTTCGATCACATAATTCACCAGAACTGGTTCGGAATTTCAATACTCATTGGAGCACTTTTTATCATTGTCTTTTTTATTATTGGCCGATCGACACAGAAAGCTGGTATATCAGTAACAACTCTGGCAAGTAAAATGTCTTTTGTCCTCCCCTTGCTTTTTTCCATTATGTACTATCAGGAAGCAATAACTGCAAAAAAGATTTTGGGGATTGTAATCGCTGTTAGTGCAGTATTACTGAGTATCTATAAAAAACGAGGTGATAAAATAAATCGCCAGTTTATTTGGTTGCCAATACTACTGTTTTTTGGAGCAGGCACCGTTGACTCACTAGTGAAATTTGCACAACAAGAATACCTAAACTCAGGAGGAACTGAACAATTCACAACTCTACTTTTTGCTATTGCAGCCATTGCAGGATTGGTTACTCTATTTATTCGCAAAGAGAAATTCCGCGATCTGTTTCAGTTAAAAGTTTTAATTGGAGGAAGTGTTTTGGGCTTGGTAAATTACGGCTCGCTCTATTTTTTAATAGCCGCTTTAAACCATTCAGGATATGACAGTTCTGTGGTATTTAGCATTATTAATATTGGAATTGTAGCTTGTTCTGTATTTATTGGTTTAAGCATTTTTAAAGAAAAGCTGAACAAAGTAAACATATTGGGAATACTGCTGGCATTTATTGCTATTTTTATCCTAACCAATTAA
- a CDS encoding IMPACT family protein, producing the protein MSILSKVMNSDTYKTIKEASEGLYKEKGSKFIALAYPVACEEEAKEHIAHLKKEYYNARHHCYAYMLGADKLEFRANDDGEPSSTAGKPILGQILSNDITNILIVVIRYFGGTKLGVSGLIQAYKAAAADAISNAEIIEKTINDIYDINFDYLAMNDVMKIIKDDQPEQLGQDFNLRCKITLSIRQSEVDKIIEKFLKIEGVKPKYLHTI; encoded by the coding sequence ATGAGCATTTTGAGTAAAGTAATGAATAGCGATACCTATAAAACAATCAAAGAAGCATCCGAAGGATTGTACAAAGAGAAAGGAAGTAAGTTTATTGCTCTTGCCTATCCCGTTGCCTGCGAAGAAGAAGCAAAAGAACACATTGCCCATCTTAAAAAAGAGTACTACAATGCCCGTCATCATTGCTATGCTTATATGCTCGGGGCCGATAAATTAGAATTCCGGGCAAACGATGATGGAGAACCTTCTTCAACTGCAGGAAAACCAATTTTGGGCCAAATTTTATCGAATGATATAACCAATATACTTATAGTTGTAATTCGTTACTTTGGCGGGACTAAATTGGGTGTAAGCGGTTTGATACAGGCCTATAAAGCTGCTGCTGCCGATGCTATATCAAATGCAGAAATTATAGAAAAAACGATTAATGATATTTACGATATCAATTTCGATTATCTCGCCATGAATGATGTAATGAAAATCATTAAAGATGATCAGCCGGAACAATTGGGACAAGATTTTAACCTGAGGTGCAAAATAACCTTAAGCATTCGACAAAGTGAAGTAGATAAGATCATCGAGAAATTTTTAAAAATTGAAGGGGTAAAACCAAAATACTTACATACCATTTAA
- the pyrB gene encoding aspartate carbamoyltransferase, whose translation MDNKSLVSIDDYTKEEILEVLARAAEFEKNPNCNLLEGKVIASLFFEPSTRTRLSFETAISRMGGRIVGFTDSSSSSVTKGETLKDTTKMVSNYCDLIVMRHPIEGSARYASEVSDVPVINAGDGANQHPTQTMLDLYSIMKTQGTLENLNIFMVGDLKYGRTVHSLLMALSHFNPTFHFIAPPELEIPRGYKIFMDKNDIKYFEHTEFDDIINDADILYMTRVQKERFVDPLEYEKVKNVYILKNNMLANTKDNLKILHPLPRVNEIAVDVDTNPKAYYFQQALNGVYARQAIIAKALNL comes from the coding sequence ATGGATAACAAAAGTTTAGTATCGATCGACGACTATACAAAAGAAGAAATCCTTGAAGTATTAGCTAGAGCTGCTGAGTTCGAAAAAAATCCTAACTGTAACTTATTAGAGGGAAAAGTTATTGCTTCACTATTCTTTGAGCCATCTACCCGTACTCGCCTTAGTTTTGAAACTGCAATTAGTCGCATGGGTGGACGAATTGTTGGGTTTACCGATTCTTCTTCTTCAAGCGTTACCAAAGGGGAAACTTTAAAGGATACAACTAAGATGGTGAGCAATTATTGCGACCTAATTGTTATGCGCCATCCAATTGAAGGTTCTGCCCGCTATGCCTCGGAGGTGTCAGATGTTCCGGTGATAAATGCAGGAGATGGTGCCAATCAACACCCAACTCAAACCATGCTAGATCTTTATTCAATCATGAAAACTCAGGGAACTCTTGAAAACCTGAACATTTTTATGGTTGGTGACCTTAAGTATGGTCGTACTGTTCATTCATTGCTAATGGCACTTTCTCACTTCAACCCTACTTTCCATTTTATAGCTCCCCCTGAATTGGAGATTCCCCGCGGATACAAAATTTTTATGGACAAAAACGATATCAAATATTTCGAACACACCGAATTTGATGATATTATTAACGATGCCGATATTTTATACATGACACGTGTTCAGAAAGAACGATTTGTTGACCCTTTGGAATATGAAAAAGTAAAAAATGTGTACATCCTTAAAAATAATATGCTTGCGAATACAAAAGACAACTTAAAAATTCTTCACCCGCTGCCAAGAGTTAATGAAATTGCCGTGGATGTTGATACAAATCCTAAAGCATACTACTTTCAACAAGCTTTAAACGGTGTTTATGCCCGACAAGCTATTATCGCGAAAGCTCTTAATCTATAA
- the pyrI gene encoding aspartate carbamoyltransferase regulatory subunit, protein MNAKKELQVSAIQNGTVIDHIPAEYLFQVITILGLDKCGNSVTFGNNLESKLLGRKAIIKISEKFFKDEEINKISLIAPHAKLNIIRDYKVAEKKIVETPKKVVGIARCMNPKCITNVEAVTTRFHVINTSPITLKCHYCEKITDLKNIRIV, encoded by the coding sequence ATGAACGCAAAAAAAGAATTACAAGTAAGCGCTATTCAAAATGGAACTGTTATTGATCACATTCCTGCAGAATATCTATTTCAGGTAATCACCATATTAGGCTTAGACAAATGTGGGAACTCCGTAACCTTCGGAAACAATTTGGAAAGTAAACTATTGGGAAGGAAAGCCATAATAAAAATTTCCGAAAAGTTTTTTAAGGATGAAGAGATCAATAAAATTTCATTAATTGCCCCACACGCTAAACTAAATATCATTCGTGATTACAAGGTAGCAGAAAAGAAAATTGTTGAAACACCTAAAAAAGTGGTTGGAATTGCCAGATGTATGAATCCTAAATGCATAACTAATGTGGAAGCTGTAACCACGCGTTTTCATGTTATTAATACTTCACCAATCACCTTAAAATGTCACTATTGTGAAAAAATCACCGATCTTAAGAACATTAGAATTGTATAA
- a CDS encoding dihydrolipoyl dehydrogenase family protein: MSIEKYDLVVLGSGPAGFSAAMRAIDFNKSVCIIEASHLGGAGIMNGALTSKAMWELSRDFSIASSVMRGYRASGLNVDYNKVQQTILQAAKQKQLQMLSQIETYSQPSVTCGNITLKYGWGKFIDSHTVEVISNDKIEQVKGDNFIIATGSRPRPMPDVEIDNERIIDSEGIMGLKEFPERMIIIGSGIIGCEYATIFSNYSQTEVHLLDRQHKVIPYEDDDLSSFVGRNLESNGVIIHHTANLRTIRKRPDFLEVVLDYQDGHSTVLEVDVAIVAIGRIPNLDNIGLENVGINTTNRGYLDINEVCATDNFQSCNIFAAGDVSGHAQLYSVAELQGRYIVEALYGNSEYPLDYSNMATLMFFKPEVAAVGLNEKACQKRGIPYKVATYSNSLVNRAIAMRATDGFVKIIVSDDGKDTILGMRAAGPQASTLITSIAYQITQHGTLKDIRQNVHPHPSISEGIQECLRVFEGKSIYKPKAFPDLIKLETWKPEEV, translated from the coding sequence ATGAGTATAGAAAAATACGATCTTGTTGTACTGGGAAGTGGCCCGGCGGGTTTTTCGGCAGCAATGCGTGCCATTGATTTTAATAAATCTGTTTGTATCATTGAGGCGAGTCATTTAGGCGGTGCCGGTATTATGAATGGTGCTTTAACTTCGAAGGCGATGTGGGAATTGTCCCGGGATTTCTCAATTGCTTCATCGGTGATGAGAGGTTATCGTGCTTCTGGTTTAAATGTGGATTACAATAAAGTTCAACAAACCATTTTACAGGCAGCCAAACAAAAGCAATTGCAGATGCTATCGCAAATTGAGACTTATTCGCAACCTTCGGTAACTTGCGGCAATATTACGTTAAAATATGGCTGGGGAAAATTTATTGATTCGCATACTGTTGAGGTAATTTCCAATGACAAAATAGAGCAGGTTAAAGGTGATAATTTCATTATCGCAACAGGCTCCCGTCCGCGTCCGATGCCTGACGTTGAGATTGATAATGAGCGAATTATTGACTCGGAAGGCATCATGGGTTTGAAAGAATTTCCGGAACGAATGATTATTATTGGCTCGGGAATTATTGGTTGTGAATACGCCACTATTTTCTCCAATTACAGCCAGACAGAAGTTCACTTACTAGACCGACAGCATAAGGTAATTCCTTATGAAGATGATGATTTAAGTAGTTTTGTGGGTCGAAATTTAGAAAGCAATGGTGTAATTATTCATCATACGGCCAACTTAAGAACAATTCGAAAACGTCCGGACTTTTTGGAAGTTGTATTGGATTACCAAGATGGTCACTCGACGGTTTTAGAGGTAGATGTGGCCATAGTGGCCATTGGCAGAATACCGAATTTGGATAATATTGGTTTGGAAAATGTTGGAATCAACACTACAAATCGTGGTTATCTTGATATTAATGAAGTTTGTGCCACGGATAATTTTCAATCGTGTAACATTTTTGCAGCAGGTGATGTATCGGGGCATGCGCAATTGTATTCGGTTGCTGAACTACAGGGCAGATATATTGTTGAGGCTTTGTATGGCAATTCGGAATATCCGTTGGACTACTCGAATATGGCGACATTAATGTTCTTTAAACCTGAAGTAGCAGCTGTTGGTTTGAACGAGAAAGCTTGCCAAAAACGTGGTATTCCATATAAGGTTGCGACCTATTCGAACTCATTGGTTAACCGTGCTATTGCAATGCGTGCTACCGATGGATTTGTGAAAATTATTGTAAGCGATGATGGTAAAGATACAATATTAGGGATGCGTGCTGCGGGTCCGCAGGCTTCTACCCTAATTACATCTATAGCCTACCAAATTACACAACATGGTACGTTGAAAGATATACGGCAAAATGTTCACCCACACCCAAGTATTAGTGAGGGTATTCAGGAATGTTTGCGGGTTTTTGAAGGAAAATCGATTTATAAACCGAAAGCCTTTCCCGATTTAATAAAATTGGAGACTTGGAAACCGGAAGAGGTGTAA
- a CDS encoding YitT family protein, translating to MNPIFNYMISEAVRHRLKKRSYKSTQFEKAVKSTKVEFTHLMRDSFLILLGVLSAGFGLRGFLLPNMFIDGGVMGISLTIAELTEIPLSILIVVINLPFIVMGFSTISRQFAVKSIVAILLLAITVHFIPFPLITNDKLLIAIFGGFFLGLGIGLAIRGGSVIDGTEVLAIFLSKKTSLTVGDVILIFNVLIFSVAAYVFSIEISLYAILTYLAASKTVDFVVSGIEEYVGVTIISNDSDKVRLAILKKLGRGCTVYCGKRGHSMVDTDIIYTLLTRLELAKLHTEIDKIDKDAFVVMHSIKDAKGGMIKKRPLE from the coding sequence ATGAATCCGATTTTTAACTATATGATCTCCGAGGCCGTAAGGCATAGACTTAAAAAAAGAAGTTATAAATCAACTCAATTTGAGAAAGCTGTAAAAAGCACAAAAGTTGAATTCACTCATTTAATGCGCGATAGCTTCCTCATTTTATTGGGGGTATTGTCGGCTGGTTTTGGATTAAGAGGGTTTTTACTGCCAAATATGTTCATAGATGGTGGGGTAATGGGTATTTCTTTAACGATAGCCGAATTAACCGAAATTCCATTATCTATTTTAATCGTAGTGATAAACCTTCCATTCATAGTCATGGGATTTTCGACAATCAGCAGGCAATTCGCCGTAAAAAGTATTGTTGCCATTTTATTGTTAGCTATTACTGTTCACTTTATCCCCTTTCCTTTAATCACCAATGACAAATTACTGATTGCAATTTTTGGTGGATTCTTTTTAGGCTTAGGGATTGGCTTAGCTATTAGAGGTGGTTCTGTTATTGATGGAACAGAGGTGCTTGCAATTTTTTTAAGCAAAAAAACTTCATTAACTGTGGGAGATGTAATTCTTATATTTAATGTGCTTATTTTTTCAGTTGCAGCCTATGTATTTTCAATTGAAATTTCGTTGTATGCAATACTTACCTATTTAGCTGCATCAAAAACAGTCGATTTTGTTGTATCGGGTATTGAAGAATATGTAGGAGTAACTATCATTTCGAATGATAGTGACAAAGTTAGGTTAGCGATACTCAAAAAACTTGGACGGGGTTGTACCGTTTATTGCGGTAAAAGAGGTCATTCTATGGTTGATACTGATATCATATATACCCTGCTAACCCGACTGGAATTAGCAAAACTACACACCGAAATCGATAAAATCGATAAAGATGCCTTTGTTGTTATGCATAGTATTAAAGATGCTAAAGGAGGTATGATTAAAAAAAGACCACTGGAATAG
- a CDS encoding PAS domain-containing sensor histidine kinase — protein MKPSYEELEQQIKEFKKSDKEKLNQLVKNSFDMIVLLDSNGFQHYVSESCERILGFKPEELINIPIIETMIHPDDQEKTSAGLTEIIKNSANGGSQYRHRHKNGSWVYLEAFGTNQINNPLIKSVVLNVRDITERKKSEEELLESRARLREANLTKDRFFSIIGHDLKSPFNSIVGFSEILLEQINEKDYAGIEEYATIIHDSSERAMNLLTNLLEWSRTQTGKIEFNPEYHELVTEINDVVELLNASAQQKSIFISKNLPHDMPVEADKAMVKTILRNLISNAIKFTNRGGEITISLEQKPKELIVSVTDNGVGIKKENIDYLFRIDHRYSTLGTNKETGTGLGLLLCKEFVEKHGGKIWAKSNGISGSIFSFSLPLS, from the coding sequence ATGAAGCCAAGCTATGAAGAATTAGAACAGCAAATAAAAGAATTCAAAAAGAGTGATAAAGAAAAATTAAATCAACTCGTTAAGAATTCATTTGATATGATAGTGTTGTTGGATTCGAATGGGTTTCAGCATTATGTGAGTGAATCGTGTGAGCGGATCTTAGGTTTTAAGCCAGAGGAATTAATTAATATTCCTATTATCGAGACAATGATTCACCCGGATGATCAGGAAAAAACAAGTGCAGGGCTAACTGAGATCATAAAAAATTCGGCGAATGGAGGTTCACAATACCGGCATCGACATAAAAATGGAAGTTGGGTGTATCTGGAAGCATTTGGCACCAATCAAATTAATAATCCGTTGATTAAATCTGTTGTCCTTAATGTTAGGGATATTACTGAACGAAAAAAATCGGAAGAAGAGTTACTCGAGAGTAGAGCCCGTTTGAGGGAAGCCAATCTTACCAAGGATCGTTTCTTCTCTATCATTGGGCACGATCTTAAGAGTCCTTTTAATAGTATTGTTGGATTTAGCGAAATCCTCTTAGAGCAGATTAACGAAAAGGACTATGCAGGTATTGAAGAATATGCTACAATAATCCATGATTCCTCGGAAAGGGCAATGAATTTGCTTACCAATTTACTGGAATGGTCTCGAACACAAACCGGGAAAATAGAATTTAATCCGGAGTACCATGAGCTTGTAACTGAAATAAATGATGTTGTGGAATTATTGAATGCATCAGCGCAACAAAAATCCATATTTATTTCAAAAAACTTACCTCACGATATGCCTGTAGAAGCAGACAAGGCTATGGTAAAAACGATTTTAAGAAATCTGATATCGAATGCGATAAAATTCACCAATCGCGGAGGTGAAATTACAATTAGTCTTGAACAGAAACCGAAAGAATTGATTGTCTCTGTAACCGATAACGGCGTTGGAATAAAAAAAGAAAATATCGATTATTTGTTTCGGATTGATCATCGCTACTCAACATTGGGAACAAATAAGGAGACCGGTACCGGATTGGGTTTGTTGCTTTGCAAGGAATTCGTTGAAAAACACGGGGGAAAGATTTGGGCTAAAAGCAATGGCATTAGTGGTAGTATCTTTAGTTTTTCATTACCTCTTAGCTAA
- a CDS encoding CGGC domain-containing protein, protein MKIGIIICDRYKNCAGGKCFRAMQNREGAFDLYSKEEALEIVGYTTCGGCPGGNIEYVPEEMIKNGAEAVHLATGFVVGYPPCPYISHFKKFIEEKYNLPVVVGTHPIPQKYLITHEKLGTWNSKEWKDLLSASITNAKVRLTYD, encoded by the coding sequence ATGAAAATAGGGATAATAATTTGTGATAGATACAAGAATTGTGCTGGTGGCAAATGTTTCAGAGCCATGCAAAACCGAGAAGGTGCTTTTGATTTGTATTCTAAAGAAGAAGCTTTAGAAATAGTTGGTTATACGACTTGCGGTGGATGTCCTGGAGGAAATATTGAATATGTTCCCGAAGAAATGATTAAAAATGGAGCAGAAGCAGTTCATTTGGCTACCGGTTTTGTGGTAGGATACCCTCCTTGTCCTTATATTTCTCATTTTAAGAAATTTATTGAAGAAAAATACAATTTGCCTGTTGTAGTAGGAACACATCCCATTCCACAAAAGTATTTGATAACACACGAAAAATTGGGAACCTGGAATTCCAAAGAATGGAAAGACTTACTAAGTGCCAGCATTACCAATGCGAAAGTAAGGCTAACATATGATTAA
- a CDS encoding NAD(P)H-binding protein gives MSKSIVFLGASGAVGAAALDTILRFSGINKLLLLGRRKLNLADSGNLDQQIIDISDPATYEAYITDFDTAICTLGVGEPSKISKADFVKIDKTAVLDFAKACKTNGVKHFQLLSSVGVNAASKSFFLRTKGELIEALEELKFDRLSIFQPSMILTPTNRYGLSQAIVLKVWPMLDFLLQGKAKKYRGIKVEELGKAIANNILTAGAGTEYLQYDQFKSLLSK, from the coding sequence ATGTCAAAATCGATAGTTTTTTTAGGTGCTAGTGGGGCTGTAGGCGCTGCCGCACTCGATACTATTTTACGTTTTTCAGGTATCAATAAGTTATTGCTTTTAGGTCGGAGAAAGCTCAATCTTGCGGATTCTGGAAATCTCGATCAGCAAATAATTGACATAAGCGACCCGGCCACCTATGAAGCCTACATTACTGATTTCGATACCGCTATTTGCACCCTTGGTGTTGGTGAACCTTCGAAAATAAGCAAAGCTGACTTTGTGAAAATTGATAAAACAGCAGTGCTCGATTTTGCGAAAGCATGCAAAACAAATGGCGTAAAACATTTTCAATTGTTATCTTCTGTTGGGGTGAATGCTGCATCAAAAAGTTTTTTTTTGAGAACAAAGGGAGAGCTGATCGAAGCCTTAGAAGAGCTCAAGTTCGACCGCTTAAGCATTTTTCAACCATCAATGATTCTTACACCAACTAATAGATACGGACTCTCGCAAGCCATTGTTTTAAAAGTGTGGCCTATGCTAGACTTTCTACTGCAAGGCAAAGCGAAAAAGTATCGCGGTATTAAAGTGGAGGAACTGGGTAAAGCCATTGCGAACAATATTTTAACTGCCGGAGCCGGCACCGAATACTTACAATACGACCAATTTAAGAGCTTACTCAGCAAATGA
- a CDS encoding lipid II:glycine glycyltransferase FemX has translation MICNLEKKPIEEFKTTNILPQTPFWARVKRKQGFIPKGFELTISKDLLFCRASSAEKINEDLLVLIKYVDDVNCFAYIPYGPKLEPTFENQGLFLEQLSESIKPHLPSTCMFIRYDLIWENQWAIEEEYFDNSGNWSGPPSDKTQEYRINFNTINWNLYKSIEDHLPKNTFFLDLTLKEQDILDNMRYNTRYNVRKANKKGIKVREYGIDHIGEWYKLYLETAIRHNIPAQNQEYFAAILRNQDNSKKGVTVKMLMADFEGNFLSSMFLVLSKKRGTYLYGASTSSKDDLMASYSLQWASMRIAKEWGCSEYDMFGSAPNLNQAHPLHGIHIFKKGFGGNLYHRMGCWDYPYNEQLYKLYRIQEIKK, from the coding sequence ATGATTTGTAATTTAGAGAAGAAGCCTATTGAAGAATTTAAGACTACAAATATATTGCCTCAAACTCCTTTTTGGGCACGAGTAAAAAGAAAGCAAGGGTTTATACCAAAGGGATTCGAGTTGACAATTTCAAAAGACTTATTGTTTTGTAGAGCTAGTTCTGCAGAAAAAATAAATGAAGATTTATTAGTCTTAATCAAGTACGTAGATGATGTTAATTGCTTTGCATATATTCCATACGGACCTAAATTAGAACCTACCTTTGAAAACCAAGGTCTATTTTTAGAACAATTATCTGAATCTATAAAACCACATCTTCCATCAACTTGCATGTTTATTCGTTATGATTTGATTTGGGAGAACCAATGGGCAATTGAAGAGGAGTATTTCGACAATTCTGGTAATTGGTCTGGTCCACCATCAGATAAGACTCAAGAATATAGAATAAACTTTAATACGATTAATTGGAATTTATACAAAAGCATAGAGGATCATTTACCAAAAAACACCTTTTTTCTTGATTTGACTTTAAAAGAGCAGGATATACTCGATAATATGAGATACAATACAAGGTATAACGTAAGAAAAGCCAATAAAAAAGGAATTAAAGTGCGTGAATATGGAATTGATCATATTGGAGAATGGTATAAATTATATCTTGAAACAGCAATTCGACACAACATACCAGCACAAAATCAAGAATACTTTGCTGCCATTTTAAGGAATCAGGACAACAGTAAAAAAGGAGTAACTGTTAAAATGTTAATGGCTGATTTTGAAGGTAATTTTCTTTCATCAATGTTTTTAGTTTTATCAAAGAAACGAGGAACATATTTATATGGAGCATCAACATCCTCTAAAGATGACTTAATGGCAAGTTATTCTTTGCAATGGGCATCTATGCGAATTGCAAAAGAATGGGGGTGTTCAGAATATGATATGTTTGGCTCTGCTCCTAATTTAAATCAGGCCCATCCTTTACATGGAATACATATTTTTAAGAAAGGATTTGGTGGAAATCTTTATCATAGAATGGGATGTTGGGATTATCCGTATAATGAACAGTTGTACAAATTATATAGAATTCAAGAGATTAAAAAATAA
- a CDS encoding peptidyl-tRNA hydrolase, with protein sequence MRKIIKISIILLTFMNVSNVAFAKSEKCNIDKLLVIHDNIDSLSFQMVEDFLYTFDEACKNNVEYSQWSNELLYKVIDKRTKLYFKVLQSENITNDSCILKSFRAPLLDYNYQKLYDKIKGIKTSESARNSYLNALSEIAKEESFELVR encoded by the coding sequence ATGAGAAAGATAATTAAGATCTCAATAATTCTATTAACATTTATGAACGTGTCAAATGTTGCATTTGCAAAATCAGAGAAATGCAACATCGATAAATTACTTGTAATTCATGATAATATAGATAGTTTATCTTTTCAAATGGTTGAAGATTTTCTTTACACCTTCGATGAAGCATGTAAGAATAATGTTGAGTATTCACAATGGAGCAACGAATTGTTGTATAAAGTAATCGACAAAAGAACGAAGCTTTATTTTAAAGTGCTGCAGTCTGAAAATATCACAAATGATAGTTGTATTCTAAAGTCATTCAGAGCGCCATTATTGGACTATAACTATCAGAAATTGTATGACAAAATTAAAGGAATCAAAACCAGTGAAAGCGCGAGAAATAGTTACTTGAATGCACTTAGTGAAATAGCAAAAGAGGAAAGTTTTGAACTTGTAAGGTAA